A single genomic interval of Anopheles darlingi chromosome X, idAnoDarlMG_H_01, whole genome shotgun sequence harbors:
- the LOC125949262 gene encoding von Willebrand factor A domain-containing protein 8 codes for MQRNVQTVRRINVLKRILAHQHQPSATGSDSTVWWSVRRAASSSTTNDGATIEIGDVTMEVEAPRHPELVPTGYYGPDGAESHEAQQHLSQTRLHHLRWMLQKDKLGQDMMLLGRPGRLRRHLVMQYAELTRREVEYVLLNRDTTESDLKQRREIRDGTATYHNQGAVRAATEGRLLVIEGVEKAERNVLPILNNLLENREMHLEDGRFLISAKNYDSLRQRYDREQLDRWGLVRVSEEFRVVALGLPVPRYRGAPLDPPLRSRFQARDVPDLPYVEVLLEVKELAGGVAPPDVLTRLVSFAYAVQSATSGALPDFPIDNLRYAGLLLRNNSSLTVHELLERLYPYRVFLEKEGIGLVASLLDSLKIPGGPSKDGTQGENVGSRVLPALTVASVEPAANDPAGLLQVSLKPHTGGIPVTLQVARGTAAPVRTTGAPLDPRDRYVPTAYQAGLLADLLQTIAVGDVCLVGPRGCGKSVLAQQLCLALDRQQTETMVLYQDMTARDLLQKRTTRPNGDTVWQDSPLLAAALAGHAVILDGIHRLHHSTLAILHRLVHDREMQLYDGRRLLHHERYDRMLATENRGTLDTTGLLRIHPGFRIIALAEPNGRREVQGGHGGTATNWIAPETLNLFLFHEVRGLSEREERTLLDTLHGPLDGTMEQIVNLAHRLRSSADPVMRTLSANLSTRQLLRIARRLRQYGERAAQRNAADIVHATFLSKFMPNLARNVLDSAMERTGIRQPDRTATGEPDGTDSKAPLVELLEGGTMLRLGRTVVPRYQTDAVSKVPDIVFYDVPQHLRLMERLLQDFLLGEHLLLVGNQGVGKNKIADRLLQLMNRPREYIQLHRDTTVQSLTQQATVRDGRIEYEDSPLVKAVRAGHVLVVDEADKAPIHVTCILKTLVENGEMLLSDGRRICPPSAATSDDDRLIPTHPDFRLVVLANRPGFPFLGNDFFSALGDLFSCHAVDNPSPDSELYLLRQYGPSVSPALIRQLVDAFAELRDMADAGTLHYPYSTREVVAIVKHLERFPDDPLAELIGNVLDHDRYAPETLEQVTAVLLRHGLPIGEYAEGCEAVAALRRQRKLQLTVRSHSGKGVSGPKHGKVDPNNDPHVGGNTWAGGSGGRDTAGLGGKGGPYRLDGGHPVHQLSDAEKDAVPESVKQAAREMNRKAFEEKLREIQMSPYEHQVYEQYSEPVRRQVQQLRITLQALQARARERQWQKHRTAGELDDTKLVEGITGERAIYKQRAEQEPEPGQPQERPKRLKLVVDVSGSMYRFNGYDGRLDRQLEATAMVMEAFDGFEAKIRYDIVGHSGEAVVIPFVSDKNPPKDDKRRLETLKMMHAHSQFCWSGDHTLAATEQAVDEMAREDCDEAIVIVLSDANLARYGISPRRLNDALGRQLPKVRAHVVFIGSLGDEAQVVANEMAADRAFVCMNLDQLPQIMRQIFASSLLH; via the exons ATGCAGCGCAACGTGCAAACCGTCCGCCGGATCAACGTGCTCAAGCGTATCctggcacaccagcaccaaccctCCGCTACCGGGAGCGATTCGACAGTGTGGTGGAGCGTTCGTCGTGCCGCATCCAGCAGCACTACAAACGATGGAGCTACCATCGAGATCGGCGACGTAACGATGGAGGTAGAAGCGCCCCGTCATCCGGAACTGGTACCAACGGGGTACTACG GGCCCGATGGTGCCGAGAGTCACGAGGCTCAACAGCACCTGTCACAAACCCGGCTACACCATCTGCGTTGGATGCTGCAGAAAGATAAGCTCGGTCAGgatatgatgctgctgggGCGGCCCGGTCGGCTGCGGCGCCATCTCGTGATGCAGTACGCCGAGCTGACGCGGCGCGAGGTCGAGTACGTGCTGCTGAACCGTGACACGACCGAGAGCGATCTGAAGCAGCGGCGCGAAATCCGGGACGGGACAGCGACCTACCACAACCAGGGTGCGGTCCGGGCAGCAACCGAGGGCCGCCTGCTCGTGATCGAGGGCGTGGAGAAGGCGGAGCGGAACGTGCTGCCAATCCTGAACAATCTGCTGGAGAACCGCGAGATGCACCTCGAGGATGGTCGGTTTCTCATCTCGGCCAAGAACTACGACTCGCTGCGACAG CGCTATGATCGGGAGCAGCTAGACCGGTGGGGGCTGGTACGCGTATCGGAGGAATTTCGGGTGGTGGCCCTCGGTCTGCCGGTGCCTCGGTATCGCGGGGCACCACTAGATCCACCGCTCCGTTCCCGCTTTCAAGCCCGGGACGTACCGGATCTACCGTACGTGGAGGTGTTGCTCGAAGTGAAGGAACTGGCCGGTGGAGTTGCTCCACCCGACGTGCTCACGCgcctcgtttcgttcgcttatGCCGTTCAATCGGCCACGTCCGGTGCCTTGCCCGACTTCCCGATCGACAATCTTCGTTACGCTGGGCTGCTCCTGCGCAACAATAGTTCGCTGACGGTGCACGAGTTGCTCGAACGGCTCTACCCCTACCGCGTGTTTCTCGAGAAGGAAGGTATCGGACTGGTCGCCAGCTTGCTCGACTCACTCAAGATACCCGGTGGTCCATCCAAGGACGGGACGCAGGGGGAGAACGTGGGGTCTCGGGTACTACCCGCACTGACGGTTGCCTCCGTCGAACCAGCGGCCAACGATCCGGCAGGTTTGCTACAGGTTTCACTTAAACCACACACCGGTGGCATTCCAGTTACGTTGCAGGTGGCGCGTGGTACCGCTGCACCAGTCCGCACCACCGGTGCACCGCTAGATCCGCGTGATCGCTACGTCCCGACCGCCTATCAGGCCGGTCTGCTAGCCGACCTACTGCAGACGATCGCGGTCGGTGACGTGTGTCTGGTGGGACCGCGTGGTTGCGGTAAATCGGTGCTTGCCCAGCAGCTGTGCCTAGCACTCGACCGTCAGCAGACGGAAACGATGGTCCTATACCAGGATATGACGGCCCGGGATTTGCTGCAGAAGCGCACGACGCGACCGAACGGGGACACGGTGTGGCAGGACTCACCACTGCTCGCGGCTGCCCTGGCTGGTCACGCTGTCATCCTCGATGGCATTCACCGGCTGCACCACAGTACGCTCGCCATCCTGCACCGGTTGGTGCACGATCgcgaaatgcagctgtacgaTGGGCGCCGGTTGCTGCACCACGAGCGCTACGATCGAATGCTGGCAACCGAGAACCGTGGCACGTTAGATACGACAGGGCTACTGCGCATCCATCCCGGTTTCCGTATAATAGCGCTAGCCGAACCAAATGGCCGCCGTGAGGTCCAGGGTGGTCACGGTGGTACGGCGACCAACTGGATCGCCCCCGAAACGCTCAACCTGTTTCTGTTCCACGAGGTGCGCGGGTTGAGCGAACGGGAGGAACGTACACTGCTGGACACCCTGCACGGTCCGCTCGACGGTACGATGGAGCAGATCGTGAACCTAGCGCACCGGTTGCGCTCCTCAGCTGATCCCGTGATGCGCACCCTCTCGGCCAACCTGTCCACGCGCCAGCTGCTCCGTATTGCCCGCCGGTTGCGTCAGTACGGTGAGCGAGCGGCCCAACGGAACGCTGCCGACATCGTGCACGCCACCTTCCTTAGCAAGTTCATGCCCAACCTAGCCCGCAACGTGCTCGATTCGGCGATGGAACGCACCGGCATACGACAGCCCGACCGGACCGCAACGGGAGAGCCGGACGGCACCGATTCGAAGGCACCGTTGGTCGAGTTACTGGAGGGTGGGACCATGCTCCGGCTCGGGCGTACGGTGGTGCCCCGGTACCAGACGGATGCCGTCAGCAAGGTGCCCGACATCGTGTTCTACGATGTACCGCAGCATCTGCGGCTGATGGAGCGCCTGCTGCAGGACTTTCTGCTCGGCgagcatctgctgctggtgggcaaCCAGGGCGTGGGTAAGAACAAGATCGCCGACCGcttgctgcagctgatgaATCGGCCACGCGAGTACATCCAGCTGCACCGTGACACGACGGTGCAATCGCTGACGCAGCAGGCGACGGTACGGGATGGGCGCATCGAGTACGAGGACTCGCCGCTGGTGAAGGCGGTGCGGGCTGGCCACGTGCTGGTGGTCGACGAGGCTGACAAGGCACCGATTCACGTGACCTGCATCCTCAAGACGCTCGTCGAGAACGGTGAGATGCTGCTATCGGACGGTCGCCGGATCTGCCCACCATCTGCGGCCACCAGCGACGATGATCGGCTCATCCCAACGCATCCCGACTTccgtctggtggtgctggccaaTCGACCCGGCTTTCCCTTCCTCGGTAACGATTTCTTCTCGGCTCTCGGTGACCTGTTCTCCTGCCACGCCGTCGACAATCCGTCGCCCGACTCGGAGCTCTATCTGCTGCGCCAGTACGGACCGAGCGTTTCGCCGGCCCTCATCCGCCAGCTGGTCGATGCGTTTGCCGAGCTGCGTGATATGGCCGATGCCGGTACCCTGCACTATCCCTACTCGACCCGAGAGGTGGTGGCGATCGTGAAGCATCTCGAGCGGTTCCCGGACGACCCACTGGCCGAGCTGATCGGTAACGTGCTCGATCACGACCGGTACGCACCGGAAACGCTGGAGCAGGTCACGGCGGTACTGCTACGGCACGGACTACCGATCGGAGAGTACGCGGAGGGCTGTGAAGCGGTTGCTGCCCTGCGTCGCCAGCGAAAGCTGCAGCTGACCGTGCGTAGTCATAGCGGTAAGGGTGTGTCGGGACCGAAACATGGCAAGGTCGACCCGAACAATGATCCGCACGTCGGTGGCAATACGTGGGCGGGTGGAAGCGGGGGCCGCGATACGGCTGGACTCGGTGGAAAGGGTGGACCATACCGGCTTGACGGGGGCCACCCCGTTCACCAGCTGTCGGATGCGGAGAAAGATGCGGTACCGGAGTCGGTGAAGCAGGCAGCTCGCGAGATGAACCGGAAGGCGTTCGAGGAGAAACTGCGCGAGATTCAGATGAGCCCGTACGAGCACCAGGTGTACGAGCAGTACAGTGAGCCGGTCCGACGGCAGGTACAGCAGCTACGCATCACGCTGCAGGCGCTGCAGGCGCGAGCCCGCGAGCGCCAGTGGCAGAAACACCGAACAGCCGGCGAGCTTGACGACACCAAGCTGGTCGAGGGTATTACCGGCGAGCGGGCGATCTACAAGCAGCGGGCGGAGCAGGAACCGGAACCTGGCCAACCGCAGGAACGCCCGAAGCGCCTCAagctcgtcgtcgacgtgtCTGGTTCGATGTATCGCTTCAACGGGTACGATGGACGACTCGATCGGCAGCTGGAGGCGACCGCCATGGTGATGGAGGCGTTCGATGGGTTCGAGGCGAAGATCCGGTACGACATCGTCGGGCACAGTGGCGAAGCGGTCGTCATACCGTTCGTGAGCGACAAAAACCCACCGAAGGACGACAAGCGCCGGCTCGAGACGCTCAAGATGATGCACGCACACTCGCAGTTCTGCTGGAGCGGTGATCATACGCTGGCCGCCACCGAGCAGGCGGTCGACGAGATGGCTCGCGAGGACTGCGACGAAGCAATCGTGATCGTGCTGAGCGATGCGAACCTTGCGCGATATGGCATCTCGCCCCGGCGCCTCAACGACGCGCTCGGTCGTCAGCTGCCCAAGGTACGGGCGCACGTCGTCTTCATCGGTAGTTTGGGCGATGAGGCGCAGGTCGTCGCTAATGAGATGGCCGCCGATCGGGCTTTCGTCTGCATGAACCTTGACCAGCTGCCACAGATCATGCGGCAgatcttcgcttcttcgctgtTACACTag
- the LOC125949619 gene encoding solute carrier family 35 member E1 homolog, whose translation MAILLKRPIGSLVSGLSSATGGGGRTPLLGSAVETTANGGPTTGTITNPGGGGTGHSSSSNTTTRQTLTVVFLCVVWYVVSSSNNVIGKMILNVFPYPMTVTMIQLTSITVYSGPFFNLWGVRKYVDISWRYYMKFIVPLALGKFLASVTSHISIWKVPVSYAHTVKATMPLFTVILSRLIMRERQTKAVYLSLVPIIVGVGIATLTELSFDVIGLLSALVATMGFSLQNIFSKKVLKETGVHHLRLLHILGRLALFMFLPIWCYVDLWNVMKHPAITTGDYRVIALLFTDGVLNWLQNILAFSVLSLVTPLTYAVASASKRIFVIAISLFVLGNPVTWLNVFGMMVAVLGVLCYNRAKYFARRHQTLLPYASSVNTVRYQPLPTGKGPPMAPSQNVLLAANEAFLGGLGGPTGATLLPTTAATATTTISTSTNGMMPATAASLGLPATFNPTSLNAVGTTTANSANGRLLFV comes from the exons ATGGCGATACTGCTCAAGCGCCCAATCGGGTCGCTGGTCAGTGGGCTGAGCAGTGcgacgggtggtggtggccgtacACCCTTGCTCGGTTCCGCGGTAGAAACAACAGCCAACGGTGGGCCAACCACAGGGACCATCACGAATCCGGGCGGTGGCGGCAcaggccacagcagcagcagcaacaccaccacccgccagACGCTCACGGTCGTGTTCCTGTGCGTGGTGTGGTACGTGgtgtccagcagcaacaatgtgATCGGCAAGATGATCCTGAACGTGTTCCCGTACCCGATGACGGTCACGATGATCCAGCTGACCAGCATTACCGTGTACAGTGGACCGTTCTTCAATTTGTGGGGCGTCCGCAAGTACGTCGACATCTCGTGGCGCTACTACATGAAGTTCATCGTGCCGCTCGCCCTCGGCAAGTTCCTCGCCTCCGTCACCTCGCACATCTCGATCTGGAAGGTGCCCGTATCCTACGCTCACACCG tCAAGGCGACAATGCCACTGTTTACGGTGATCCTGTCGCGGTTGATCATGCGGGAACGGCAGACGAAGGCCGTCTACCTGTCGCTGGTACCGATCATCGTCGGTGTCGGGATCGCCACGCTGACCGAGCTGTCCTTCGATGTGATCGGGCTGCTGAGTGCGCTCGTTGCCACGATGGGCTTCTCGCTGCAGAACATCTTCTCCAAGAAGGTGCTGAAGGAGACGGGCGTGCACCAcctgcggctgctgcacaTTCTTGGCCGGCTCGCCCTGTTCATGTTCCTGCCGATCTGGTGCTACGTCGATCTGTGGAACGTGATGAAGCACCCGGCGATC ACAACCGGAGACTACCGCGTGATTGCTCTGCTGTTCACGGACGGCGTGCTCAACTGGTTGCAGAACATCCTGGCATTCAGCGTACTGTCGCTGGTGACACCGCTCACGTATGCGGTGGCGAGCGCGAGCAAGCGTATCTTCGTGATCGCCATCTCGCTGTTTGTGCTCGGCAATCCAGTCACCTGGCTGAATGtgttcggcatgatggtggcAGTGCTGGGTGTGCTGTGCTACAATCGGGCCAAGTACTTTGCCCGTCGCCATCAAACCCTGCTACCGTATGCCTCCTCGGTCAACACGGTGCGCTATCAACCGCTACCTACCGGCAAGGGCCCCCCGATGGCACCGTCCCAGAatgtgctgctggcggcgaaCGAGGCGTTCTTAGGGGGCCTCGGTGGCCCGACCGGTGCCACGCTGCTACCGACGACGGCAGCTACTGCTACGACAACcatctccaccagcaccaacggcaTGATGCCGGCAACGGCTGCGTCGCTCGGTTTACCGGCCACATTCAATCCCACCAGCCTCAACGCCGTCGGTACAACCACAGCCAACAGTGCCAACGGGAGGCTACTGTTCGTCTAG
- the LOC125949623 gene encoding serine protease HTRA2, mitochondrial isoform X2 — translation MLSYLTYHRTVRERSTDCALFSLPTVSAIGLTRESTDSTDTAKPPSRRRQELNFIADAVEVSAPAVVYIEIKDTQRVDYYTREPLTVSNGSGFIIEPDGLILTNAHVVVSQPYTVVTVRLQDGRTFPGVVEHVDQRSDLATVRIQCSGLPTLRMGCSGDLRVGEFVIALGSPLALSNTVTAGVVSSTHRASEEIGLRGRDINYIQTDAAITFGNSGGPLVNLDGEAIGINSMKVTAGISFAIPIDHAKEFLKRIAESGGERAGRTGVFGSDGAKGRSKQYLGITMLTLTPDIIGELQRRSPTFPANVRSGILVWKVIRGSPAHAGGISPGDVITHINGKEIKSSNDVYDILAQQLPLLTISVFRDGQTLTVKVLPVSQR, via the exons ATGCTCTCGTACCTTACCTACCATCGCACGGTTCGCGAACGATCCACGGATTGCGCACTCTTCAGTCTGCCAACCGTTTCGGCCATCGGGCTGACGCGTGAGAGTACCGATAGCACCGATACGGCCAAACCACCGAGTAGACGCCGACAGGAGCTGAACTTTATCGCGGATGCTGTCGAGGTATCGGCACCGGCTGTCGTGTACATCGAAATCAAGGACACGCAGCGCGTCGACTACTATACCCGCGAGCCACTGACCGTGTCGAACGGGTCCGGTTTCATCATCGAGCCGGACGGGCTGATACTGACGAATGCACACGTCGTGGTGAGCCAACCGTACACGGTCGTGACGGTGCGGCTGCAGGATGGTCGCACCTTTCCGGGTGTGGTCGAGCACGTCGACCAGCGGTCGGATCTGGCGACCGTGCGTATCCAGTGCAGCGGGCTGCCAACGCTCCGGATGGGCTGTTCGGGCGATCTGCGTGTTGGCGAGTTTGTGATCGCGCTCGGGAGTCCCCTAGCCCTGAGCAACACCGTGACGGCCGGTGTCGTCAGCTCAACGCACCGGGCCTCCGAGGAGATTGGGTTGCGGGGCCGTGACATCAACTACATCCAGACGGACGCCGCCATCACGTTCGGTAACTCGGGAGGGCCGCTCGTCAACCTCGATGGCGAGGCGATCGGCATCAACAGCATGAAGGTGACGGCTGGCATCAGCTTCGCCATTCCGATCGACCATGCCAAGGAGTTCCTGAAGCGGATCGCTGAATCCGGTGGCGAGAGAGCGGGCCGGACGGGTGTGTTCGGGTCGGATGGTGCAAAGGGACGATCGAAGCAGTATCTCGGCATCACAATGCTCACCCTGACACCGGACATTATCGGTGAGCTGCAGCGCCGCAGCCCTACTTTCCCTGCTAACGTGCGCAGCGGCATTCTGGTGTGGAAGGTGATCCGTGGCTCGCCGGCACATGC TGGCGGTATCTCGCCGGGGGACGTCATCACGCACATCAACGGCAAGGAAATCAAATCCTCGAACGACGTGTACGACATTCTCGCCCAGCAACTGCCGCTGCTGACCATTTCGGTGTTTCGCGATGGCCAGACGCTTACCGTGAAGGTGCTACCGGTGTCGCAGCGGTGA
- the LOC125949623 gene encoding serine protease HTRA2, mitochondrial isoform X1: protein MIARTGMLLSRARTRASCLFLRGSYHPQRTISLHGATQQQQQQHSSHGGYRQQSSWEHRSKQEGDDENRWSAARSIATVSGAILGMLSYLTYHRTVRERSTDCALFSLPTVSAIGLTRESTDSTDTAKPPSRRRQELNFIADAVEVSAPAVVYIEIKDTQRVDYYTREPLTVSNGSGFIIEPDGLILTNAHVVVSQPYTVVTVRLQDGRTFPGVVEHVDQRSDLATVRIQCSGLPTLRMGCSGDLRVGEFVIALGSPLALSNTVTAGVVSSTHRASEEIGLRGRDINYIQTDAAITFGNSGGPLVNLDGEAIGINSMKVTAGISFAIPIDHAKEFLKRIAESGGERAGRTGVFGSDGAKGRSKQYLGITMLTLTPDIIGELQRRSPTFPANVRSGILVWKVIRGSPAHAGGISPGDVITHINGKEIKSSNDVYDILAQQLPLLTISVFRDGQTLTVKVLPVSQR, encoded by the exons ATGATCGCGCGCACAGGCATGCTTCTCTCACGAGCCCGAACCCGTGCCAGTTGCCTGTTTTTGCGAGGCAGCTACCATCCGCAGCGTACGATCAGTCTGCACGGTgccacgcagcaacagcagcagcagcactccagccACGGTGGATACCGACAGCAGAGCAGCTGGGAGCACCGGTCTAAGCAGGAGGGAGATGACGAAAACCGGTGGAGCGCAGCGAGAAGTATCGCCACAGTGTCCGGCGCGATACTGGGGATGCTCTCGTACCTTACCTACCATCGCACGGTTCGCGAACGATCCACGGATTGCGCACTCTTCAGTCTGCCAACCGTTTCGGCCATCGGGCTGACGCGTGAGAGTACCGATAGCACCGATACGGCCAAACCACCGAGTAGACGCCGACAGGAGCTGAACTTTATCGCGGATGCTGTCGAGGTATCGGCACCGGCTGTCGTGTACATCGAAATCAAGGACACGCAGCGCGTCGACTACTATACCCGCGAGCCACTGACCGTGTCGAACGGGTCCGGTTTCATCATCGAGCCGGACGGGCTGATACTGACGAATGCACACGTCGTGGTGAGCCAACCGTACACGGTCGTGACGGTGCGGCTGCAGGATGGTCGCACCTTTCCGGGTGTGGTCGAGCACGTCGACCAGCGGTCGGATCTGGCGACCGTGCGTATCCAGTGCAGCGGGCTGCCAACGCTCCGGATGGGCTGTTCGGGCGATCTGCGTGTTGGCGAGTTTGTGATCGCGCTCGGGAGTCCCCTAGCCCTGAGCAACACCGTGACGGCCGGTGTCGTCAGCTCAACGCACCGGGCCTCCGAGGAGATTGGGTTGCGGGGCCGTGACATCAACTACATCCAGACGGACGCCGCCATCACGTTCGGTAACTCGGGAGGGCCGCTCGTCAACCTCGATGGCGAGGCGATCGGCATCAACAGCATGAAGGTGACGGCTGGCATCAGCTTCGCCATTCCGATCGACCATGCCAAGGAGTTCCTGAAGCGGATCGCTGAATCCGGTGGCGAGAGAGCGGGCCGGACGGGTGTGTTCGGGTCGGATGGTGCAAAGGGACGATCGAAGCAGTATCTCGGCATCACAATGCTCACCCTGACACCGGACATTATCGGTGAGCTGCAGCGCCGCAGCCCTACTTTCCCTGCTAACGTGCGCAGCGGCATTCTGGTGTGGAAGGTGATCCGTGGCTCGCCGGCACATGC TGGCGGTATCTCGCCGGGGGACGTCATCACGCACATCAACGGCAAGGAAATCAAATCCTCGAACGACGTGTACGACATTCTCGCCCAGCAACTGCCGCTGCTGACCATTTCGGTGTTTCGCGATGGCCAGACGCTTACCGTGAAGGTGCTACCGGTGTCGCAGCGGTGA
- the LOC125949956 gene encoding vitamin K epoxide reductase complex subunit 1 has protein sequence MAGSISSSSSSTSKCSYTVGLVCLSAVGFLLSLYTSYVELRAEQDRSYRAMCDISERISCTKVFTSSYGRGFGIMGKVFGPASPLNVPNGFYGIFFYFVVAGLSFSDNVRVARLNSYLILAANGLSLYLAYLLYFVLEDLCLVCVSTYAINLISLILALQKIQLLVREEQVMRAMARTSGKRD, from the exons ATGGcgggcagcatcagcagcagcagcagcagcactagcaagTGTTCCTACACAGTCGGGCTGGTGTGCCTGAGCGCGGTCGGGTTCCTGTTATCGCTGTACACGTCATACGTGGAGCTGCGAGCCGAGCAGGACCGCAGCTACCGGGCGATGTGCGACATCAGCGAGCGGATCAGCTGTACCAAGGTGTTCACCTCCAG CTATGGTCGCGGTTTTGGGATCATGGGCAAGGTGTTTGGTCCGGCGTCGCCACTGAACGTACCGAACGGGTTCTATGGCATCTTTTTCTACTTCGTGGTGGCCGGGCTGAGCTTCAGCGATAATGTGCGTGTTGCCCGGCTGAACAGTTACCTGATCCTGGCGGCGAACGGGCTGTCGCTGTACCTCGCCTACCTGCTGTACTTTGTGCTCGAGGACCTGTGCCTGGTGTGTGTCAGCACGTACGCCATCAACCTGATCAGCCTGATACTGGCGCTGCAGAAGATCCAGCTTCTCGTGCGCGAGGAGCAGGTGATGCGGGCGATGGCGCGCACCAGCGGCAAGCGCGACTAG